One window of the Tachypleus tridentatus isolate NWPU-2018 chromosome 10, ASM421037v1, whole genome shotgun sequence genome contains the following:
- the LOC143230144 gene encoding protein obstructor-E-like, whose product MEIIQAGLLLVLSGPCLGQLSRDFSCPQDYGLFPHGEYCDYYYECIDGVATTRLCPNGLVFSGRRRGVLKNCDYPINVGCPDGNRVMGQSPISRGHCKWLWGRFSHNTSCTRFWECWNGTATSHRCPFSLLYNNELEACDWPSNVEGCQKHPICRKVPDGRIPISSSCFIYWYCNKGYPQLQRCPAGLAFYSETLSCELAQNVPGCEPSTTTPAPQEDENIRGLNYIQPDPQPQSYHQPGLVSIDEQPNTEDF is encoded by the exons ATGGAGATAATACAGGCAGGACTTCTCCTCGTGCTAAGCGGACCGT GTCTCGGACAGTTATCGAGAGATTTCTCTTGCCCTCAAGATTATGGACTTTTTCCTCATGGAGAGTACTGTGATTACTATTACGAGTGCATAGATGGCGTGGCGACCACAAGGCTCTGTCCTAACGGCTTGGTTTTCAGCGGTAGACGCCGAGGTGTTCTTAAGAACTGTGATTATCCAATAAATGTCGGTTGTCCAGACGGAAATCGCGTAATGGGGC AATCTCCTATTTCAAGAGGACACTGTAAGTGGTTATGGGGTCGATTTTCTCACAATACTAGCTGCACGCGCTTCTGGGAGTGCTGGAACGGAACAGCGACATCTCACAGGTGTCCTTTCTCACTGTTGTACAACAATGAACTTGAAGCATGTGATTGGCCTTCTAATGTAGAAGGTTGCCAAAAGCATC CTATATGTAGGAAAGTACCTGATGGACGGATACCGATATCTTCTAGCTGTTTCATCTACTGGTACTGTAATAAAGGCTATCCACAACTACAACGTTGTCCCGCTGGCCTTGCTTTCTACAGTGAAACTCTGTCTTGTGAACTTGCTCAGAATGTTCCTGGTTG TGAACCAAGTACAACAACTCCAGCTCCTCAGGAAGATGAGAACATTAGAGGGCTGAACTACATTCAGCCCGACCCACAACCCCAGTCGTATCATCAACCAGGTCTTGTATCCATTGATGAGCAACCAAACACTGAAGATTTCTGA
- the LOC143230146 gene encoding xaa-Pro aminopeptidase 3-like, with protein MAQTSIMKFRFLNSHFILNFSLRYGWKDCSRDMFKKTFSLCQFCSTATLSQEKQTLSRTYGQITSKTHPDIIQEGQVTPGLTKVEFQDRRFRLMELIIQHFHRLKKNTKNHLIVIPSASKVFMSDKIPYPFRQNTEFLYLTGFQEPDSVLLLQNTPGKDLPEHISTLFVPRKNNHVEMWEGPRTGTEGAVELLGVDCAYTMDELEHFLQVYAQSHHNFVLWYDFLNPPLPNVHELVQGFLSSLHHTELESPVSFIQQLRLMKSESEIKLMQHSAEIACESLTEVMRSSHPGVSEAQLFAKMDFECRIRGAERLAYPPVVAGGSRANVIHYIANNQRILPGEMVLMDAGCEYHGYASDLTRTWPISGKFTCPQRDLYEAVLIIQKELIELCCEMSNLDQLFHTMCQLMGTKLQELGLVSGKLGKIELAKAAYSFCPHHVSHYLGMDVHDTRIISRTMKLKPGMVITVEPGIYITPENRQVPAQYRGMGIRIEDDVLITDVGPEVLTSRCPKTVTDIERIFGVKKL; from the exons ATGGCGCAAACCAGCATCATGAAATTTAGGTTCTTGAATTCtcactttatattaaatttttctcTTCGATATG GATGGAAGGACTGTTCTCGAGATATGTTTAAGAAAACCTTTTCACTTTGCCAGTTTTGTTCCACAGCAACATTGtctcaagaaaaacaaactttgtcaCGCACCTATGGGCAGATAACATCAAAGACACATCCTGATATCATACAAGAAGGCCAAGTTACACCAGGTCTCACAAAAGTTGAGTTTCAAGACCGTCGTTTCAGACTTATGGAACTTATAATACAACACTTTCACAGACTgaagaaaaatactaaaaatcACCTCATTGTTATCCCTTCTGCTTCAAAGGTATTTATGTCTGATAAAATTCCATATCCGTTTCGACAGAATACAGAGTTTCTGTATCTCACAGGCTTTCAAGAACCTGATAGTGTTCTGTTGTTACAGAACACACCAGGTAAAGATCTGCCCGAACATATTTCGACTCTGTTTGTTCCAAGAAAAAACAACCACGTTGAAATGTGGGAAGGACCTCGTACGGGTACTGAAGGTGCAGTCGAGCTTCTGGGTGTGGACTGCGCTTACACTATGGATGAACTTGAACACTTTCTTCAAGTGTATGCTCAAAGCCACCATAATTTTGTTCTTTGGTACGATTTCCTTAATCCACCATTACCAAATGTTCATGAACTTGTACAAGGTTTTCTATCCAGTTTACATCATACAGAATTGGAATCTCCAGTTTCTTTTATTCAACAGCTTAGGTTAATGAAGTCCGAATCAGAAATCAAACTTATGCAACATTCAGCAGAAATAGCATGTGAATCATTGACAGAAGTTATGAGGTCGTCACATCCCGGAGTGAGTGAAGCTCAGTTATTTGCCAAAATGGACTTTGAGTGTAGAATACGGGGAGCAGAACGGCTAGCTTATCCACCTGTTGTGGCCGGAGGATCTCGAGCTAATGTCATCCACTATATTGCAAACAACCAAAGGATATTACCAGGAGAAATGGTACTGATGGATGCAG GTTGCGAATACCACGGTTACGCTAGCGACCTGACTCGGACGTGGCCAATTAGTGGGAAGTTTACCTGTCCTCAGCGAGATCTGTACGAAGCAGTTTTGATAATTCAGAAAGAGCTAATTGAGTTATGTTGTGAAATGTCTAACCTTGATCAGTTGTTTCACACCATGTGCCAACTGATGGGAACAAAACTTCAAGAACTGGGTCTTGTTTCAGGAAAACTGGGGAAAATTGAACTTGCAAAG GCAGCCTACAGTTTCTGTCCGCATCATGTTAGCCATTACCTTGGAATGGATGTACACGACACTAGAATTATTTCAAGAACAATGAAACTCAAACCTGGTATGGTTATCACTGTTGAACCAG GAATTTATATAACACCAGAGAATCGTCAAGTGCCAGCTCAGTATCGAGGAATGGGTATCAGGATTGAAGATGACGTTTTGATTACTGATGTAGGACCTGAAGTACTGACGTCACGTTGTCCCAAGACTGTTACTGACATCGAGAGGATTTTTGGAGTTAAAAAactctaa